From the Deltaproteobacteria bacterium genome, one window contains:
- a CDS encoding ABC transporter ATP-binding protein — translation MLLDVKNLQVAYGRIKALHGIDFNIAEGEIVTIIGANGAGKSSTLRAISRLVPSGEGTAMTFAGKDLLKYPPEKVVSQLGISHVPEGRRLFGNLTVLENLKLAAFARSDKENVDKDIERVFAIFSRLEERKTQKAGTMSGGEQQMLAVGRAFVSGRRLMLLDEPSMGLSPLLMKRVFMSLKEINQSEGTAILLVEQNARLALKFAQRGYVLENGNMVLQGDAADLLDNQEVQKAYLGG, via the coding sequence ATGCTGCTGGATGTAAAGAACCTTCAAGTTGCCTACGGCAGGATCAAGGCTTTGCACGGTATCGACTTCAACATCGCGGAAGGCGAGATCGTAACCATCATCGGTGCCAACGGCGCCGGGAAAAGCTCTACGTTGCGGGCGATTTCGCGGCTGGTGCCTTCCGGGGAGGGTACGGCCATGACGTTTGCGGGGAAAGATCTCTTGAAGTATCCGCCGGAAAAGGTAGTCAGCCAGCTCGGTATTTCCCATGTTCCCGAGGGGCGCCGCCTGTTCGGCAATTTGACCGTGCTGGAAAACTTGAAACTGGCGGCCTTTGCCCGCAGCGACAAGGAAAATGTCGATAAAGACATCGAGCGGGTTTTTGCCATTTTTTCACGCCTGGAAGAGCGCAAAACCCAGAAGGCCGGCACCATGTCGGGCGGCGAGCAGCAGATGCTGGCCGTGGGGCGCGCCTTCGTTTCCGGGCGCCGGCTGATGCTGCTGGACGAACCGTCCATGGGCCTTTCGCCGCTTTTAATGAAACGCGTGTTTATGTCCCTGAAGGAGATCAACCAGTCTGAGGGGACCGCTATCCTGCTTGTGGAGCAGAACGCCCGTTTGGCGCTGAAGTTCGCTCAACGCGGCTATGTGCTGGAAAACGGCAACATGGTGCTGCAAGGCGATGCTGCGGATCTTCTGGACAACCAGGAGGTTCAGAAAGCTTATCTGGGGGGATAG